The sequence tttcactcttagaaatttggaaataacacctatttacatgaaatttaaacttggaaattgGAGCCAGGGCCAATTTGTAATGCTAGGTCAGACAATTTATTTTCGAATAATGATTATCACACATCTTTTTATgttgagtaatgctagggagactaaatttgcagattaaatgatgtgttactaataaaaatgtgcatgtttattaaaggttaagtaataatccaatcatcatcttccatatcatttagtttacaaaattttatctacaaatttagtttcctAGCATTACCTTTTTGTCTACAAAATTAATCTTTAtacaaattttgtctacaaaaggagaaaatgagaaggaaaatttgaatgagaatcttctttcttccttacaAGAACAAGGGGCAAAGCAAATCACATCCTTTGTGGTGGCCTGCGTATGCTGCTTAATCCCTCTACGAAAAAATGAGAAGGAAAATTTGAACGAGAATCTTTTTTCTTCCTTAcgaaaattttgtctacaaatttaatctctctacaAATTCTATTCATGGTTGAGGTGTCTTTTCAGGGTAAATGGTTTATATTGAAGGCTATTGATACTGCAATTTAATTCTATTCAATAAAActtttgtctcttattttgttaatttgGGGACAAGCTGTTTAATTTTGAACTAATTTTGTGTGAGGTTGACTGGGTAGGAGTTCGTATGCTGAAATCTTGCGTTGGAGCTTTTGGGTTCCTAAGAAAGCTAAGGAAGAGATCTCCAACATCACTCAGGATCTCTCTGTATGGAATTCTACCACCTGCTAATTTCCACACACCCTCTCTGTCTTTTTGTTGCATGCATTGTTCTTGATCTTGatcatattgttttcttttgtggGAATTAATCCTGCTGCTTAATAGGGAAGACCCACCCCATTTGATCACTTTcccaatttaataatttttcttaaaagTAGAAagctaacatgttatatatgtACATGGTACTTAATTAGGTTTCGTTTTAGGATTGATTTTGTGGGTTTAGGATCTTGGTTGGTTAATGTCCTGCTTGGTCACtgagaattttcaatttttccaaAGCTTtgaattggaaaagaaaattctTCTGATGTTTAATTGAAATGGGTATTTCAAAGATTGCatattttttggaattttcgGGCTTGGAAGCTCAAGAGGCTATGCCACTGGTATTTCAAAtggtaattttgaattttttgcaaGTGATGGAGTAATTTCTTAtggatttattgggtttggatacaattgttttggaaattgacaTACTTTTTTGTCTGTCATTAGTCAATGAATCCCTTCGATTTGAAAAGGTGTACTCTTGCTATTTTTTTCAATCGGATCTTGAACTTCTTCTGCTCAATTTGCAGCttaattattttcatttgatttttataatttttttgtattttatttgagTTTAATTTGTTGAGATATGTTGAATTCGGTTGCTTGAGTAATTAGGGATTtggttgtttgagtgtccttaagaGTAGCAGATCGAATCGATTTCTGGAGCGCTATATATGTCCCGCACACTGTCACTGTGCTTATTTGTGTGTCGGTGACCTTAATTTTGGTGGTGTTTGATATCCAACAGAAAAAGATGAAATTGGAATCTATGTTTGTCTAATTTTGAAGTTGTGCTGAAATCCAGAGTTTTATTTGACTGTCTATATATTTGATTCGAGTACGGATTCTGCCATGGTTTTGCATTCAGTGTGTATCCCATCTGGAAAAAAGGAGAGATGTGAGATTTTTGAAACTGTTTTCATTTAGGTAaacttaggggtggtttgggagtgaggtgcttaaaaaaaaagcaccaatgaaaaaaagttgtgagggttttaggtgtttggtaaactgaaaaaaaagggcttattttggaagctgttgtgagaataagctgaaatcaaaggaaaaagctgaagctgctatttgcagctttggaaaactggttttttttcaaagcacacggagctacagtgctcctttaatgaaaagacccactatcaaactgctttttttccttccaaaagcacttttacaaaaaagtttaccaaacactctgctgatttatttcacagccgcttattctcacagcacaaccacttattctcacaacagcattttttcaaagcacatcaatagcaaaccagcccttagttttcattttttgtggTGTCTATAGGGAGATTGGTTTTCTATCAATTTTTTATTGAGATGTTTTTTTGGCAATCTGTAGTTTCGGATTCGTTTATGTTTCGTGCTTCTGTGTAATTGAACTAGGGTTTATTAAACTCAATCACTTCCTTTTATGCTCCTGCTTTGTTACGGTACAACTCATGACggtttgtttctttgattgTAAATTTCAGAAGAGCAACTTTTTATGGGATCGGTTGCTGTGACTGTTTCTAAGATGCTGTGAATATTTGGTTTCTGGAATATGattaattttcttcttcttcttccatgcTTGCTTTCTATGATGGACAATGTCCCCTTTTTTTCTTAGGTAAACAGCCTTTTCACTATCTTGCATGCTTCGGCAACAAAGATTATTAAAACTGCATGTCtattatagagagagagatagatgtAGGGAGAAGTTGgaattggagagagagagagggtgagggAGGGATGAGGTTGCTTTCCAAAGATTTGTTTGGAATTGTTTCTCCAGttctttgtatttgtttgggATTGTTTCTTTTTTACTGAATTATTTTGGTTTCTGCCGCTAAAATCTGATTTCTGCTATTAATTGCTGCCGAAATGTGActtttgttattaatttttaaccTTTCATGTTTATGCTGCTTTTGGATTCCATTTGAATCAAATAATGTAGTTAATCTTGATATGAATTCTCTTTGCAACAAGATTAGGGACTTTAGTTTAAATTATCACTAATTTGTTCTTGATTTGGCATTGAATCTTGGTTAATTTGGACTGCCGGTGGTTACTTCTGATATAAAGGAGAAGCTGCAAGAGCTTATGATCTTGCTGCACTTAAGTACGACTGTTCTTTAACTCATATAAACTTTCCGGTAGGGTTCAAACTGTTAAGAGTTTTATGATTTTGTAAAAGCTTTTAGTAGCAGAAGCTTGGTCTATTTGCAGTTGCATTATTACACTATACAAAGCTAGCAACAGCTTAGCCCCATTCACAAATACATATTTACTTCGTCCTTGGCGTCTACGCTTATTGCTGTCACTTCTCCTTTTTGACGAAATTACGGTCTGCCCTCAGTCTCCAACTTTCTTTTGCAGTTACACTCCTGTGCTCTCGCAGAGGGAAGCTCATGGCTCACACTATCGCTTGGGCCAATCTCGGCCTCACTCACCCGTCTGACATCGACGCCCCAAAGGTATATTTCTCTCATCGCTTTCGGAATCcagtatatatgtgtgtgcatATTCGCCAATGGAAATTTGTAATTTTGATTGTTGTCTGGTGTTGGTTTTGTGAAAAATGGTTTGTGGTGTGTGGGTTTGTGATTGCGTAGAGGTATTGATTGTTGTATTTGTTAGTTTTGTGATGTAGTTTGATGGATTTGTATCGGTAAAGATCCGATCTTTATATGTAGGgtgattatatttttttattgtttgattGACTTTATGAGATAAGACCAATAAGTGATTGATTTTTGTTAatgaggtttttatttttattatttatataaatatatgtgtgtatatagatgtgtgtgtgtgtatatagatTTATACATAGAAGGAAGATGGATGGATAGGTGTATGCTTAGTAGGAGAAAATTAAAACCACATCAAACAACTCACATTtaaagctcttttttttttctcttttgacaAATCTCTCTTTGTTAGATTGCTAGGGGGTTGCACCGTGTGAGGGCCATTTATGTTTTATTATAGGCGTATCTATAGTTTTGGGAACTGGAGAAAAAATGTGGAACAAATCATTTGCACAGCAGAGGCCAACTTGATTATTTCTCGAATTTATAGTGCACAAAAATGGTTTAGTTTATATGTGGAGGGGATGAGAGAAGGCAGATATGCAAATGCTGTATCAGATATGATTCCTTTTTACATATTTCTGTGCTCACATTTGTAGTTTTAAGATTGTTGTGGGTGTTTCGTAACATTGAAGGATTCCCTGTTCCAAGAATTGTTATTCCATTCGATTTTGTGAGTCGAATCGTGAAATATAGCGATgaactctctttttttcttggtCAAAATTTAAGTTTATATTGTCCTAATCAATTGTTTCGAGTGTATATCTAAATGTGGCTGGTGAACTCGAACTGAGTCTGATATGTCAATCGCTTAAAGTGAAATGCTTTGTAGGTTTGATTTGATTTCCAAGAGATTCAATCATTGTCTTAGGCATCCTAATTCCTAAGAAATCTATTGTGCTAAGTTCTTTTTAGTAGGAAATTATGGTTGCTGATTTTAGCAATGGATTGAGTCTTTCTATTTGCTATGATTATATCTCTAAACAAGCATGACTTTAAATTAGGTGCAAATgaaaaattttgtttacaagagaaaatggataGGTGTATGGTaattaatctttgtttttcttccactacattatttgattttttggtTGTTAAATCAAATCCGTTTGATGCACTACGCTACCAGCAGAAACGCAACGTTCATGAactattttctttcaattgctCCTTAAACATAAGAGGCCATACTAGCATAAGCTGTTTGGCACGAGATTATTTAAAACTTATGTAATCGACTCATTTTTTGTGTCATTTCATGTTGGTTAGGTGAAGTTTATTTGGACTGTTATGAACCTATAATTCTGTTATCCGAACTGCAGTATATAAACTTGGTTATTTACTGCTCACGCCATTGAAGCACAAAAGTTGTTCCTGCACTAAGTTCTTTATATCGAAATTgaacaaatttaattttcctttatatCCAAATGCATTGAAGTAATTTTGAGTTGTATGACATGATTGTTCAATTATGGCCTTGGCCGAGGCCCCTTGCAGTTTACTGACCATTTCACCTAGGCCTTAAGCTTTCATATTCTTCGTTAGACCAAATTAGTTGTGTTGGATTCAAAATATTTCTAaaatctctattttttttttttttggtgtggcTTCGGTCATttaactaaaatttcattagatTTGGTCTTCGAATTTTAAAGTCTTTGAGTTGCTAATGGATTTAATTTGTTTCCAAATTTCAGAAATTTGGATCATTGGAGCAAGAAGTTGGTTCCTTGCCATTTTGAGGTATATATATACACCCTCATTTTTATTCAAAGCCTAATtagttatttacattttttaatttatctttGTGAAGCTTTCATGCTTggattttaaatatataattcaatttTGTTCGTTTTAGCTTAGAATGGAACTAGGCTTCTTTCTATTTTGTGCGCGTGTCTATATCTGTCCATTTATGTAAAACTTGAGATAACTAAGCATGTATTTGTACCAAACCCCATTCCAATTGAATGGTTGGTGTATTTGTTCCAAACGAcatttgaattggatgattggttTATTTGTTCTAAACCCCATTAGAATTGTATTTGTATTTCTGCCTTTTATGGATGATTGGTGTAGCTACTATGATTGTCAgattgtgtatgttggttattGCTTAACTGAGCAAATAAAATTAGCAAAAAAGTAGATGCTATGTCAGTGTATGCCAATGGGGAGTGTAGCTATGAAATATATGATTACATTGATCAAGGATGATGAGTATAACAGAGTCCTAACTGAGCAATATATGTTAGTGACTCAGTGTAGATGCTATGCTTTGAATTTAGTGagtttttttgttgaatttctcttgcttcattttattttttagatgtACAAGAGTAGAAACCTTCCGTACAGAAGCTTCACATCCTCTCTTAACAATTTGTGTGTCTTTCTGTCGAAATTATTCATGTCTTCTTGTATTACGGTTTCAAAAAGGATTTCAATATTATTCATGTCTTCCTGTATTACGGTTTCAAAAAGGATTTTATTCAGCGTTGGTTTCGATATGATAGTATCCTGTTAACCACTATCCTGTTAACTATCCTATGGAACAAAGTTCACAATTTCTTATATTTAGACTCAAATGCCAATAGATTATGAGTGGTTTTTAATCTTTGAAGATCTGGCATCTGGTTTGTAGATTTCTCTTATGCCGGGTTTTACCTTTcttatgttgtttttttttaaattaatttttttggaattttcagAATTTTGGGTCATTGGAGGCAGAAATTGGTTGCTTGCTTGACACGATGAGGTATATAATTATACACCCAATTGACTTTGATctttatgtttttaataattGCGAAAGAGTAGTGTTAATAATTGAGAAATCTGTGTTAAACATGTTTACATGACAAATTCATCTTAGAGATTTGTTTGGCTTTGAAATTCCATCAAAAGCTATGGTTTTTGTGCGACTGATTTTGTGAGGGAGATAAGGCACGACCTTCTAATTTGGttttttcttcctcatttttGAAATTCCTTCAAAATCTTGCAATTTGCCTTTCTAAATTAGCTTAAGAGCTTacataaaattgaaaatttcgtTAATTTGATCATTGAGATTGGTTCTGAAATTCCAATTTGTTTGAGCAATGACAAATTGGGATTGGTTTTTAAATTTCCCCATTCAAAAATACATAGCAATTTTAGCTACCATTTGTTAAGCAAATACATGGCTAATAATTAACGTCTGTTTACTCTCAAAAAACCTTTCCCAAATCCTCAAATACATAGCTAATTCAATTAAACGCACATTTGATTGCTGCAATCAATGCCAGATAATCTTGAGAGTAAGCATTGTTCAATTTTAATTGCCAATCACAGCTGAAATTATCTTATTTATTACCACTATTGATTTGGATCTGTAATACACAATGTTTAGATCATTTGGCTTCTAGCTACTTTAGTTTTTCAGCATTGAATTGTAGGATTAAGGTTTTTGATTGAGTTCTTATTTAATTTCAGATTGGAATGGGTACAATCTGAGCACTCCTAAAACTGAAAAGTTCTCCAAAGATTGCGAGAATGGTTGTGTCAGATATGGTTTATTGTCCATGCAAGGATGGCGTACCACAACGGAGGATGCTATGAGTGCATTAAACTTTTCTCTTCCTATTTGAAGTTGTTTTCAGAACATAAATTCTTTTATGTCCATTCTCAGAAGTTTCTACTGTTGTATCATTTTCCGTCTTTATTTTGCATGCTA is a genomic window of Malus domestica chromosome 09, GDT2T_hap1 containing:
- the LOC108173825 gene encoding uncharacterized protein; amino-acid sequence: MLAFYDGQCPLFFLGEAARAYDLAALKYDCSLTHINFPLHSCALAEGSSWLTLSLGPISASLTRLTSTPQRNLDHWSKKLVPCHFENFGSLEAEIGCLLDTMRLEWVQSEHS